The following are encoded in a window of Mustela nigripes isolate SB6536 chromosome 1, MUSNIG.SB6536, whole genome shotgun sequence genomic DNA:
- the OMP gene encoding olfactory marker protein, whose amino-acid sequence MPQFLPLGGGERRRGGPPIPILSTGQGRARLGLGARRGEGPGEGQRVGGASLGASGPGCEAPAHTAHGAPRHTGLPGSVAAAAPGMAEDGPKQPQLSMPLVLDQDLTKQMRLRVESLKQRGEKRQDGEKLLRPAESVYRLDFVQQQKLQFERWDVVLDKPGKVTITGTSQNWTPDLTNLMTRQLLDPAAIFWRKEDSEAMDWNEADALEFGERLSDLAKIRKVMYFLITFGEGLEPADLKASVVFNQL is encoded by the coding sequence ATGCCTCAGTTCCTGCCTcttggaggaggagagagaaggcgTGGGGGGCCTCCCATCCCCATTTTGAGcactgggcagggcagggccaggctgggcctaggggcaaggagaggggaggggccgggggagggcCAAAGGGTAGGCGGGGCATCCTTGGGGGCCTCTGGCCCTGGCTGTGAGGCCCCTGCACACACGGCACACGGAGCTCCTAGGCACACGGGGCTCCCAGGCAGCGTTGCAGCAGCAGCACCCGGCATGGCGGAGGACGGGCCGAAGCAGCCGCAGCTCAGCATGCCCCTGGTCCTGGACCAGGACCTGACCAAGCAGATGCGGCTGCGTGTGGAGAGCCTGAAGCAGCGCGGGGAGAAGCGCCAGGACGGCGAGAAGCTGCTGCGGCCGGCTGAGTCCGTCTACCGCCTGGACTTCGTCCAGCAGCAGAAGCTGCAGTTCGAGCGCTGGGATGTGGTGCTGGACAAGCCGGGCAAGGTCACCATCACGGGCACCTCCCAGAACTGGACACCCGACCTCACCAACCTCATGACGCGCCAGCTGCTGGACCCCGCTGCCATCTTCTGGCGCAAGGAGGACTCGGAGGCCATGGATTGGAACGAGGCCGACGCCTTGGAGTTTGGGGAGCGCCTATCAGATCTGGCCAAGATCCGCAAGGTCATGTACTTCCTCATCACCTTTGGCGAGGGCCTGGAGCCCGCTGACCTCAAGGCCTCTGTGGTCTTTAACCAGCTCTGA